Within the Prevotella scopos JCM 17725 genome, the region GAAAAATAGCACTATTCCTTGTTCTTTGTATCCATGCAGATGGTTACAGGACCGTCATTAAGCAGTTCTACCTTCATGTCAGCACCGAACTCTCCAGTGGCAATGGACTTGCCCATAGCTTCGCTTAGAGCGTCACAGAAACGATTATAGAGTGGAATGGAAAGTTCGTGTGGGGCTGCATGAATCCAGCTTGGACGGTTCCCTTTCTTATAACTTGCCATGAGTGTGAACTGTGAGACGACGAGTATTTCACCATTAACATCCATGATGCTGCGGTTCATTACGCCCATTTCATCGTCGAAAATACGCAAACCTATGATCTTCTTTACCAGCCAGTTTATATCTTCTTCAGTATCGTTTTTACCAATACCTAATAGAATCAACAATCCTGTCCCTATGGAAGACTTTACTTGTCCACCGATAGTAACAGACGCTTGGGTGACCCGTTGTATTACAGTTCTCATATCGCAAATGTACAATTTTTATTTTAATTAGTTACTGATTAGCGTGGAAATAATTATAGACAATAGTTGCTTTGCTTGCTCCTATTACTTCTGTAAGTTGTTGTAAATCAGCTTCTTTTATGTTTTTTACAGTCTTCAGCTTCTTTAAAAGTGCATCCTTTGTCTTTGGTCCGATACCTTTTATATCGTCTAACTCGCTGTGTAGCTGTGTTTTAGAACGTTTGTCTCGATGGAAAGAGATAGCATAACGATGCACTTCGTCCTGTATTTGGGTAAGAACTTTGAAGAGTTCGCCCTTGATGTCGAGTGCTATTGTCTGCTGTGGGAAGCCGAAAAGAAGCTCGTTTGTGCGGTGACGATCGTCTTTGGCAAGTCCTGCAATTGGAATACTGAGGTGGAGTTCGTCTTCAACAACTTCTCTTACAACCTCCATTTGACCCTTTCCACCATCGGTAATGATGAGGTCGGGTAGTGGAGTACCTTCTTCTTGGATACGGCTGTAACGTCGTCTTACAACCTCCTGCATGGACGCATAGTCATCAGGACCTACAACAGTCTTGATGTTGTATTTGCGATAATCCTTCTTTGAAGGCTTCATGCCCTTATATACAACACAGCCAGCGACAGCGTCCGTACCGGAGATGTTAGAGTTGTCAAAGCACTCTATATGGTAAGGTAGCTTCGATAGCTTCAGTTTTTCTTGAAGTTCTCTCATTAAACGTGTCTGTTTTTGCTCAGGGTTAAGCTTCTCTGTCTGTTTTAATCGGTCGAACTTATACTGTTTTGCATTCATCTCTGAGAGTTCCAGCAGATGGTGCTTGTCACCTCGTTGAGGGATAAAGAATACGGCCCCTTTCACTTTAAAGTCAAGTTCAAAAGGTACGATAATCTCTTTTGCGGTACTATTAAAGCGTTCACGTATCTCTGGAATCGCCTCATTTAGCAACTCTTCATCGGATTCATCGAGCTTTCTTTTGTATTCATAAGTAAAGCTTTGATTGATTGCACCATTAGTTACATGGATATAGTTAATAAACGCATTCTTTCTTGTATCATCACTTACAATAGTGAAAACATCAACATCTGTAATCGTATGACTTACGATTTCACTCTTTGCTGCGAAGTTATCGAGTGCTAAATACCGTTGTTTGCAGATTTCAGCTTCTTCAAATCTAAGTTCTTCGGCATATTTCTCCATCTCCTTTCTTAAGATTTTTTGCACTTCACGTGTGTTTCCTTTCAATACTTCACGCGCTTGTTTAATTGATTCTTGATAATCTTCATAACTCTGTTTACCGATACATGGTGCTCCACAGTTGTGCAGATGATATTCTAAGCAAGGTTTATATTTACCCTGCTCAATACCTACTTTTGTAATAGGGAAGCGACAAGTGCGTGGTTTATACACCTTCTTGATGATATCAAGAATCGCATACATACTTCCTATATGACTATATGGGCCATAAAAAGTACCATAACGTTTATTGATAGTACGTGTTTTGAAAATACGTGGAAAATACTCATTTGTAACGCAAATACTTGGATAGGTTTTACCATCTTTGAGTAATACGTTATATTTTGGTTTGTATTGCTTGATGAGTTGGTTCTCTATTAGAAGTGCATCTTCCTCTGTATTGACGACAGAATAAGAAATATCATAAATCTTAGAAACCAACACCTTTGTTTTGAAACGATCTACCTCTTTGTGGAAATAGGAAGATACTCTTTTTTTTAAGTTCTTTGCCTTGCCCACATAGATGATTGTTTTCTCATTATCATAGAACTGATAGGTGCCAGGTTTCTCAGGCATATTGAGAACAATGTTCTTAAGGTAAGTTATTCGGTTCAAGTTTTCTTCTTTATTCATTTTCCGTAACTCCTTTGTATAAAGGGCTTTTAAAGTATTTTGTTTCACGTGGAACATGAAGGTGTTTCACGTTATTGTTTGTTTCGAAGGTCCTGTGTAAGGACTAAAGCGGACAGTTCAAATGATGATTGGAGTAAGCTCTAGGCAATGACGATTATCTTAGAAAGGAAAGAGGAACGCCCCTTGGTTTGGGTTGCTCCTCTTCTTTTGTTTTCGCTCTGTGCTCTCCCTTGTTTTTAAAACGAGTAGGGAAGATAGTATCTCATTACACACTTACTTCCTAAAATTGGAGCAAAGAACTAATCTCTATATCCTTATCAAATTGATCTCGGCTATGAGGAAATTCGGTATGAAGTTCGATGATAAAGTTGCAATATACCTTTTTAGGGTTGAACTTCTTGACGAGGTCACATGCCGCCTTCATGGTTCCGCCAGTTGCAAGGAGGTCATCGTGGAGAAGGATGACGTCGTTCTCGTTGATAGCATCTTTATGAATCTCAATTGTGTCAACACCATATTCCTTTTTGTAGGTCTCTTGAATTGTCTCGCAAGGCAGCTTACCTGGTTTACGACAAAGTACGATACCCGCACCTAATCGAGTTGCTACAGCTGATGACATAACGAACCCACGGCTTTCGATACCGACAATCTTCGTTACACCCTTGTCCTTGTAGAGGTCAACCATCTCGTCTGTAATTTCCTGTAGTGCATCAGGTGACTTGAATAGGGTAGTGACGTCACGGAAGTTCACGCCTTTAATTGGCCAATCCGGTATGCACCTCAGGTTGTCTAATAATAGTTTTTTGTTCATTTTCAGATTGTTATAATGTTTTGTTTTATGCTATTGTTTCACGTGAAACGGGCTCCTTTTTAGCCTTTAGGAGTACTCTTTCTATCCACGTGTTAGGACTAATTTGTCCAAAGAAAGTTATCTTCCCATGAGGACAAGCAGTACATTAATGTCGCTTGGGCTCACTCCTGGGATGCGACTTGCCTGTGCGAGCGTCTCTGGTTGAATCTGTTCTAACTTCTGTCGGCACTCTGTTGAGAGGTCGTGCAGCTCACTGTAATTGAAGTGTCCTTTGATTTTAATATCCTCAAGACGATGCATCTTTTCAGCGAATACACGCTCACGGTCAATATAGCCTTTGTACTTTAGCTTGATTTCAGCAGCCTCAGCAATCTCTTCTTTACGGTTCGGCGAAGCTTCAATCGCCTCTTTAAGGCTTGGAATTACAGCTGAAAGATTCTCAAAGTTGACCTGCGGGCGTGCAACAAGGTCAACGATCTTCGTTGCTCCCTTGATAGGAGAAGTGCCCAAATGCTCCAAGAAACCGTTTACAACTTCAGGCTTAACAGAAGTGTTGTTACAGAAGTCAAGAATACGGTTGATATGCTCCTTCTTTTGCATCCACCAATCATAACGGTCCTGTTTAGCTATACCTATATTATAAGCACGCTCTGTCAGGCGAGCATCGGCATCATCTTGGCGCAAGAGAATACGGTATTCCGCACGCGAAGTAAACATACGGTAAGGTTCATCAACGCCCTTTGTAGTAAGGTCATCAATGAGAACTCCGATGTAACTTTCGTCTCTATTCATTACGAACGGCTCTTTGCCCGCACAGAGTAGGGCAGCATTAATACCCGCCACTAAGCCTTGTCCGCCCGCTTCTTCGTATCCAGTCGTACCGTTCACCTGCCCAGCAAAGAACAAACCTTCAATTACTTTCGACTCCAAAGACTGTTTTAGCTGTGTTGGATCAAAGTAATCGTATTCGATAGCATAACCCGGACGATAGATTTTAGCGTCACGTAGGGCTGGAATCTTATGTATAGCATCCAACTGTATCTCCCAAGGCATACTTGAAGAAAAGCCATTCAGATACATCTCATTCGTGTCAACTCCCTCTGGTTCGAGGAAGAGAGGATGGCTATTCTTGTCAGGGAAGGTGACGAGTTTTGTCTCAATCGAAGGACAATAGCGTGGTCCTGTACTCTGAATCTGTCCATTGAATAGGGGAGAGTCAGCCACTCCACGTCGCAACACCTCATGTGCTTCCTCGTTTGTATTGCAGGTCCAGCAAGGCAACTGTGGCAGATGACGATGCGGACCATAGAAAGAGAACTGGTGATAGTCTGTCTCTCCTGGTTGTGGTTCCATTTCATCAAAGTGAACCGAACGGCGGTCAATACGCACAGGAGTACCCGTCTTCATGCGATCGGCACGAATACCATGGCGCGTAATGCTCTCTGTAAAGTTGTGAACAGCAGGCTCTGCACATCGTCCACCCTCCACCTTTCGCTTACCGATATGCATCAGTCCGTTGAGGAAGGTTCCCGCAGTGATAATCACTGTACGTGCATAGATATCAATACCCCATATTGTTTTGATACCCAACACCTTACCATTCTCTACCAACAGTTCGTCGGCTTGATCCTGAAAGATGTCGAGATTGTCCGTATGGTCGAGTATTGTGCGCCATTCCCAGATAAATTTACCACGGTCACACTGTGCTCGTGGACTCCAAACGGCAGGTCCCTTTGATCGGTTCAGCATACGAAACTGAATCGCTGTAGCATCGGTAACCAGTCCCATATAGCCTCCAAGAGCGTCTATCTCTCTGACTATCTGACCTTTGGCTATACCTCCGACGGCAGGATTACAGCTCATCTGACCGATTTTATTCATATCCATTGTTACCAAACAAGTGTTCGCACCCAAGTTGGCAGCTGCTGTAGCAGCCTCACAACCTGCGTGTCCACCGCCGATAACAAGTACATCATACTTGAATTTCATCGTCTTTTTACAAAAGTATAGGGGCATAATACCCCTAATTTATACCGACACAAAATTAAGAAATAAAATCGAATTATACCTATATAATAGAAAGAAAAGTTCCTCTCTTAATTTCCCTTTTCTCTTAGTTTAGTAGCCAGGTGATGCCCAACCCAATGTTACTATATCGTGAGAATTCGTTGAAAGAAATGTCGTAGTAAGTGTTTAGGTGCAGTCGTGGTGAAACCTTATAATCCATTCCGACTTCACTCATAAAGTTGAAGTGACTGTCATGTCCTAGTTTAGCCCAGTCATCCTGTCTCTTTGAGTTGTAACGATTATAGCTTTCTACGAAGAAACTCCACTTGTCAGTAGGCTGATAAGTGAGGTTAGCACCGAAGAAAAGGTCAGGACTCTCTGTATCTCCATCCCATTCACCTCCCAAGTCATAACCCAATGTAAACTTACTACTCAATTCGTTTTCGAATAAGAGGTGAGCTTGAATACCTACATGTTTGGGAAGGTAGTGTGCATTACTACCACCAGGAATGAGTATTGTACCCATAAAGGAAACCTTTGGAATCACCTTTCCGCCCTCATAAACCTTGATTTTCGTACCAATAGCGGCATTCGCAATACCCCCAAAATTCCCTTCAGGTGTATGGGTTATACATTCGTCTATCTGTAATCTTACCTCCGCTTGTGGAGTCAGTCCAAGACGAAACAAAGATGTGTTGATAGTGAAATTACGTGCGTGTTCACCGTTTCTTCTGTCCCATTCAAGTACGATACCAGTTTCCCAATCAATCTTTCCTGGTTTCATGATGTCGACACCAGTCGTAGCACCAGGCGCATCTGGCGAATAATCTTCTGTGTTTTGTGCCATTGAATGTACGGAGATGAAGGTAAGGAGAGATGGGCATAAAGTTCTCCTTAAACCACTTTTAAGATAGGCTATCATAGTCTTCTTTCTTGTTGATAATATTTTTGTTTGTTTTATTGAGGATTACAGTCCCTTATCCGTAATATCATCTTTTTACGCTCATTTTCAAATAGGGGAATGTCATATCAGCTACAAAGATATGTATTAATCGTTTGAAAATGCGTATTTAATGGTTAAAGTCTTCCTTATCTGCGAAAACCAATGGCGTTTTGCTATCTTTTTTACGACTGATAGCTACTCATTCCACCCCTTTCTATTGTCGTACTGATACTCCGCACGCGATGTGCTAACGCTCCGCACATATCGTGCTAACGCCTCGCACGTGTGGTGCGGGGGCTTTGCACCCTATAAGTAGAGGCTCATGTCGATGGATGAAATTCAATTTGTAAAAAGCAGTTGATGCTTCATCGTTATACAGGTTTGTATTCTTTGTTTATAAAGATAATATGTACCTTTGCATGTTCGGAGATAATAATAAACAAATGAAGCTAAATAATAAGATAGAAGAAGGAAACGAAGAACGTACAGCCTTGGACATTCTGCTCACGATAAGTTTTTGTCATCTGTTAGATGACACAATGCATTCGATGCTTCCAGCAATTTATCCGATGTTGAAAGACGAGTTTGGATTATCCTTCTTTCAAGTCGGAATCATAACGTTGGTGCTACAGCTAACCTCTTCAATCATCCAACCCTTCGTAGGACTCTATGCTGATAAGCATCATGGTTGGTGGCAGTTGCCTGTGAGTATGGTGTTCACGCTCATCGGTATCTTTATGCTGTCGTATGCCGATAGTTTCCTTGTAATCTTATTATCTGTATCGTTATTCGGCTTAGGCTCTTCTATTTTCCATCCACAAGGTTCGCAGGTGGCACAGCAAGCCTCTGGTGGTCGCAATGGTTTAGCACAGAGTATTTTTCAGGTAGGAGGCAATGGCGGCTTTGCAGCAGGACCATTGTTTGCAGCCCTGATAGTGATACCAGTCGGCTTGAGTGGTGTACGCTGGTTTGCGTTTATAGCTCTTCTTTTAGCCGTTATACTGATTTATATAGGAAAATGGCATGTAAAACAATTAAAGGTCGTTCGTAAACGGAGTAGGGCAAGATGGACAACAGCAAAGGTATATACACGTAATCAGATTTATGGATTTGTATTTATTCTCTTCGTGTTGATGTTCTCCAAGAACTTTTATACAGAGAGTATGGTGAGCTATTTCACCTTCTTTCTGATAGAGAAGTTCGGGGTATCTATTCAAACTTCCCAACTCTGCCTGTTTGTTTTTTTAGCAGCAGAAGTCGTCGGAACCCTTCTTGGAGGCTGGATAGGCGACCGCTATGGGCGTAAATACGTGATATGGTTCTCTATCTTTGGGGCAGCACCATTCACAATCATGCTCCCTTATGTGGGTAGTCTTGCTGGAACAATTATCTTATCAGCTATCATTGGACTCATTATAGCATCAGCCTTCTCAGCAATATTGGTTTATGCAACCGACCTCATGCCCAATCATATCGGTACAATAGCCGGTATCTTCTATGGACTTTCATTTGGTCTTGGTGGACTTGGAAGTACCTTCTTTGGTTGGTTAGCCGACCAGACGAGTATTCTCTTCGTCTTTAAGGTAAGCACATTACTCCCATTATTAGGTATTATAGCCGTCTATTTGCCAAAGATGAAGCGTGAGTAAGCCACATGGTTGATTATAGTCTTACCATTAATAAAGTTATTTTATGTGTAATAGAGGGCTATATTAGGCAATGAAAAAGGCAAAGAGCAGTTAGGAAAGACTATCGTTAGAGAGTCATACTTTAGCTAAAGAAATCCCTGTTCTTTGCTTTTTGCTATCGGTTAATGGATGAAATTCATTTTAATTCCTTATCTTTGCAAGTAGAATTCCTTTTCCTTAGAAAGGGAAACAATCATATTACTATTTTAATCCTCGACTTGCCTTATGCGGAAGTATGTGGCAGGTTGGATGCCAAATATTAAAAACCTACATGAAACAAAAGAAACTTTTAGTGACCTTCGTATTGGGTATGTGTACCCTTACAGTGGCTCATGCACAGGATAATGACTTTGATTTAGGCAGTCAGCGTTCGGAAGTGCAGTTAGTTAATCCTGTTCCTGGTAAGAAGATTGACCATCAGGGACTCGTTATTAATCCTACACCACGTTACGTAAAGCTGACAGGTGAGGGGACTGTAGATGTCAGTGGCGGTATTAAACTTGACCAACCGCAGCCTGCTCGTAAGCAGAGTTGGGACTATTGGACCGACCTTAACTTCCTTTCTCGGGCTGAGAAGGGCTTCCCAATGAAGATACAATTAGTGAAGATACCTGTGGTTTTGAAAGATGGAGAGCAGAGTGGGGCCGATGTAGATGGTGCTTACACACTAAGAATCACCAAGAAGGGAATCACACTTCTGGCTGCTTATGACTTAGGAGTATTCTATGGCATACAGACTTTGCGCCAGATTATGGAGAACCCATCCGTAGAAGGCGGTAAGAAACTACCTTGTTTGGAAATCGGCGATGCACCAGTATTCGCCTATCGTGGTGTTGTTGAGGGGTTCTATGGTACACCATGGTCACACGCTGTACGCCTGTCATTGATTGACTTCTACGGTAAGTACAAGATGAATACTTATATCTATGGACCAAAGGACGACCCTTATCACAGTTCTCCTAACTGGCGTCTGCCTTATCCTGAGAATGAGATGAAGGACATCAAGGAACTTGTTGCAGCCTGCAAGAAGAACCGTGTAGACTTCGTTTGGGCTATTCATCCGGGCAAGGATATCAAGTGGAATGAGGAAGACTATCAGAACCTTGTGCACAAACTTGACCTCATGTATCAAGCTGGTGTGAAGTCATTTGCTATCTTCTTTGATGATATTTCAGGCGAGGGAACCAACCCTAACCGACAAGTTGAGTTGTTGAATCGTTTGACAAAGGAGTTTGTAAAGGCGAAGGGCGACGTAGCTCCGCTGATTATTTGTCCTACAGACTATTCTAAGTTGTGGGCAAAGGCAGATGAGAATGGACCATTGAGCATCTATGGTAAGACCCTTGACCCATCTGTACGAGTGTTTTGGACAGGTGATGTTGTTTGTAGTGATGTGACAAAGAGTACACTCGATTGGGTGGATAGTCGCATCAAGCGTCCTGCTTTCTTCTGGTGGAACTATGCCGTAACAGACTATGTTCGTAACCTTGTATTGCAGGGTCCTGTTTATGGCTTAGATACATCACTCACCGATAAAGATATGTGTGGACTCGTCAGCAACCCTATGGAGCATGGAGAAGCTTCAAAACTCTCTCTCTACAGTGTAGCTGATTACACATGGAATCCATCTGATTATAACCCAATCGACAGTTGGGAGCGTGGCTTGGAGGTGATGATGCCACGTGCAAAGGATGCTTACCGCACCTTTGCTATCCATTCTGCCGATACGGAGACAGGCTATCGTCGTGACGAATCTTGGGAAACAGAGACCTTCCGTTTAGCTGATTACAGCAAGGAAAAGCGTGATAAACTCTATCAGGAGTTCGAACGTGTGGCTAAAGCACCTGCTGAGATTGAGGCTGGTTGCACTGATAATCTCTTGATAAAGGAGCTAAAGCCTTGGCTTACTGAGTTTGCTAAGTTAGGCGAACGTGGTAAGAGCGCTATCGAATTGATGGACCTCTATCGTAGTGGTGACAACTTGAAGTTCTGGAGTAAGTATGTTAAGAGCCGTATGTCTGCGGAAGATAAGAAAGCTTATGAGGCTCATAAGTCAGGAACTATGAAGTTGCAGCCATTCTACGACTTCGCAATGGACGACCTTGGTGATGCCTTCTATGAGAAGCTTTCAGGCGAAAAGGCATTCACACTACGTGGTATCGGTTCTTATAAAAATCTTAAGACGACTCAAGCTGGTTTGATGTTCGATGGCGATAGCATAACACATTACACCTCTGGTGAGGCACAGAAGGCTGGTGACTGGATGGGTGTGGCCCTCCCTGAACCAATGGCAGTACGTGAGGTGCATATCCTTCAGGGTCGTAACTCTACTGATGATTGCGACTTCTATGACCATGCAGCACTTGAATATTCGGTTGATGGCAAGACATGGAAGCCAATGTTGGGTGATTTGAAGAACCAGTATGACATCCTTTGGCAGGGTGAGCCGGTGCAAGCACGTTATATTCGTTTGCGTCGTCTTGACTCCGACCGTAAGAACTGGGCTGCTATTCG harbors:
- a CDS encoding beta-N-acetylglucosaminidase domain-containing protein; protein product: MKQKKLLVTFVLGMCTLTVAHAQDNDFDLGSQRSEVQLVNPVPGKKIDHQGLVINPTPRYVKLTGEGTVDVSGGIKLDQPQPARKQSWDYWTDLNFLSRAEKGFPMKIQLVKIPVVLKDGEQSGADVDGAYTLRITKKGITLLAAYDLGVFYGIQTLRQIMENPSVEGGKKLPCLEIGDAPVFAYRGVVEGFYGTPWSHAVRLSLIDFYGKYKMNTYIYGPKDDPYHSSPNWRLPYPENEMKDIKELVAACKKNRVDFVWAIHPGKDIKWNEEDYQNLVHKLDLMYQAGVKSFAIFFDDISGEGTNPNRQVELLNRLTKEFVKAKGDVAPLIICPTDYSKLWAKADENGPLSIYGKTLDPSVRVFWTGDVVCSDVTKSTLDWVDSRIKRPAFFWWNYAVTDYVRNLVLQGPVYGLDTSLTDKDMCGLVSNPMEHGEASKLSLYSVADYTWNPSDYNPIDSWERGLEVMMPRAKDAYRTFAIHSADTETGYRRDESWETETFRLADYSKEKRDKLYQEFERVAKAPAEIEAGCTDNLLIKELKPWLTEFAKLGERGKSAIELMDLYRSGDNLKFWSKYVKSRMSAEDKKAYEAHKSGTMKLQPFYDFAMDDLGDAFYEKLSGEKAFTLRGIGSYKNLKTTQAGLMFDGDSITHYTSGEAQKAGDWMGVALPEPMAVREVHILQGRNSTDDCDFYDHAALEYSVDGKTWKPMLGDLKNQYDILWQGEPVQARYIRLRRLDSDRKNWAAIRSFVVVPDGAATLEFGGSNAASDAVLRAFDHQPSTSFKNTGAVSFEVPSGMTSYTFLLSLPEGGSVRVCQYDKRNKLKAEFTSNEPFFTVNVAKKVTRMELIGKAEVFEIIPKK
- a CDS encoding adenine phosphoribosyltransferase codes for the protein MNKKLLLDNLRCIPDWPIKGVNFRDVTTLFKSPDALQEITDEMVDLYKDKGVTKIVGIESRGFVMSSAVATRLGAGIVLCRKPGKLPCETIQETYKKEYGVDTIEIHKDAINENDVILLHDDLLATGGTMKAACDLVKKFNPKKVYCNFIIELHTEFPHSRDQFDKDIEISSLLQF
- the dtd gene encoding D-aminoacyl-tRNA deacylase; this translates as MRTVIQRVTQASVTIGGQVKSSIGTGLLILLGIGKNDTEEDINWLVKKIIGLRIFDDEMGVMNRSIMDVNGEILVVSQFTLMASYKKGNRPSWIHAAPHELSIPLYNRFCDALSEAMGKSIATGEFGADMKVELLNDGPVTICMDTKNKE
- a CDS encoding MFS transporter, with translation MKLNNKIEEGNEERTALDILLTISFCHLLDDTMHSMLPAIYPMLKDEFGLSFFQVGIITLVLQLTSSIIQPFVGLYADKHHGWWQLPVSMVFTLIGIFMLSYADSFLVILLSVSLFGLGSSIFHPQGSQVAQQASGGRNGLAQSIFQVGGNGGFAAGPLFAALIVIPVGLSGVRWFAFIALLLAVILIYIGKWHVKQLKVVRKRSRARWTTAKVYTRNQIYGFVFILFVLMFSKNFYTESMVSYFTFFLIEKFGVSIQTSQLCLFVFLAAEVVGTLLGGWIGDRYGRKYVIWFSIFGAAPFTIMLPYVGSLAGTIILSAIIGLIIASAFSAILVYATDLMPNHIGTIAGIFYGLSFGLGGLGSTFFGWLADQTSILFVFKVSTLLPLLGIIAVYLPKMKRE
- a CDS encoding transporter, whose product is MIAYLKSGLRRTLCPSLLTFISVHSMAQNTEDYSPDAPGATTGVDIMKPGKIDWETGIVLEWDRRNGEHARNFTINTSLFRLGLTPQAEVRLQIDECITHTPEGNFGGIANAAIGTKIKVYEGGKVIPKVSFMGTILIPGGSNAHYLPKHVGIQAHLLFENELSSKFTLGYDLGGEWDGDTESPDLFFGANLTYQPTDKWSFFVESYNRYNSKRQDDWAKLGHDSHFNFMSEVGMDYKVSPRLHLNTYYDISFNEFSRYSNIGLGITWLLN
- the mnmG gene encoding tRNA uridine-5-carboxymethylaminomethyl(34) synthesis enzyme MnmG; amino-acid sequence: MKFKYDVLVIGGGHAGCEAATAAANLGANTCLVTMDMNKIGQMSCNPAVGGIAKGQIVREIDALGGYMGLVTDATAIQFRMLNRSKGPAVWSPRAQCDRGKFIWEWRTILDHTDNLDIFQDQADELLVENGKVLGIKTIWGIDIYARTVIITAGTFLNGLMHIGKRKVEGGRCAEPAVHNFTESITRHGIRADRMKTGTPVRIDRRSVHFDEMEPQPGETDYHQFSFYGPHRHLPQLPCWTCNTNEEAHEVLRRGVADSPLFNGQIQSTGPRYCPSIETKLVTFPDKNSHPLFLEPEGVDTNEMYLNGFSSSMPWEIQLDAIHKIPALRDAKIYRPGYAIEYDYFDPTQLKQSLESKVIEGLFFAGQVNGTTGYEEAGGQGLVAGINAALLCAGKEPFVMNRDESYIGVLIDDLTTKGVDEPYRMFTSRAEYRILLRQDDADARLTERAYNIGIAKQDRYDWWMQKKEHINRILDFCNNTSVKPEVVNGFLEHLGTSPIKGATKIVDLVARPQVNFENLSAVIPSLKEAIEASPNRKEEIAEAAEIKLKYKGYIDRERVFAEKMHRLEDIKIKGHFNYSELHDLSTECRQKLEQIQPETLAQASRIPGVSPSDINVLLVLMGR
- the uvrC gene encoding excinuclease ABC subunit UvrC produces the protein MNKEENLNRITYLKNIVLNMPEKPGTYQFYDNEKTIIYVGKAKNLKKRVSSYFHKEVDRFKTKVLVSKIYDISYSVVNTEEDALLIENQLIKQYKPKYNVLLKDGKTYPSICVTNEYFPRIFKTRTINKRYGTFYGPYSHIGSMYAILDIIKKVYKPRTCRFPITKVGIEQGKYKPCLEYHLHNCGAPCIGKQSYEDYQESIKQAREVLKGNTREVQKILRKEMEKYAEELRFEEAEICKQRYLALDNFAAKSEIVSHTITDVDVFTIVSDDTRKNAFINYIHVTNGAINQSFTYEYKRKLDESDEELLNEAIPEIRERFNSTAKEIIVPFELDFKVKGAVFFIPQRGDKHHLLELSEMNAKQYKFDRLKQTEKLNPEQKQTRLMRELQEKLKLSKLPYHIECFDNSNISGTDAVAGCVVYKGMKPSKKDYRKYNIKTVVGPDDYASMQEVVRRRYSRIQEEGTPLPDLIITDGGKGQMEVVREVVEDELHLSIPIAGLAKDDRHRTNELLFGFPQQTIALDIKGELFKVLTQIQDEVHRYAISFHRDKRSKTQLHSELDDIKGIGPKTKDALLKKLKTVKNIKEADLQQLTEVIGASKATIVYNYFHANQ